The Streptococcus sanguinis genome contains the following window.
TGTCCGGATTGGATTTGTCTGGCAAGGTCTACGGAGTGGTCGGTTCGGGCGATACTTTCTATGATGAATTCTGCAAGGCTGTTGATGACTTTGATGCTGCCTTTGCTGCTACAAGAGCAGTGAAGGGGGCAGAAAGTGTTAAAGTAGACCTATCTGCGGAAGATGATGATATTGCACGCTTAGAAGCTTTTGCAGAAGGCTTGGTTAATAAAGTTTAAAGTGATAGATAGATGAAACGGCTGCGGCCGTTTTTATTTTGCGAAAGTGTTATTTTCTGACAATTCTCATGATTAGGAGTATAATGTAGGTAAGCGCTAACCGTCAGATAAAGGAGGAGTTCCTATGAAAGAACGCGACTATGCCTTTGGCTTTCATGATGATGTCAAGCCGCTCTTTTCGACTGGTAAAGGCCTGACAGAAGAAGTAGTTCGAGAAATCTCAGAAATCAAGAATGAGCCCCAGTGGATGCTGGACTATCGTCTGCGCTCCTTGGAACTCTTTCATAAGTTACCTATGCCCGACTTTGGCCCTGATTTGTCAGGGATTCGCTTTGATGATGTTATCTATTATCAAAAGCTAAGCGGAGATCGGGCTCGCAGTTGGGATGAAGTCCCAGAAGAGATTAAGAAAACCTTTGACCGATTGGGAATTCCAGAAGCTGAGAAGCAGTTTCTATCTGGAGCAGTGGCTCAGTATGAATCTGAAGTGGTTTACCACAATATGAAGGAAGAGTTTGCCAAGCTGGGGATTATCTTCACTGATACGGATACGGCTGTTCAGGAATATCCGGACTTGGTCAAGCAGTATTTTGGTACTGTGATTTCAAATGCTGAGCATAAATTTTCTGCGCTTAATAGTGCGGTTTGGTCCGGCGGAACCTTTATCTATGTGCCTAAAAACGTCCAGTGCCAAGTTCCTGTTCAGACCTATTTTCGTATCAATGGTGAAAATGCCGGCCAGTTTGAGCGCTCCTTGATGATTATCGAGGAGGGCGGTTCCATCCAGTATATCGAGGGTTGTACAGCACCGACTTACACAAGCAATAGTCTTCATGCGGCAAATGTCGAAATCATTGTAAAAAAGGATGCTTTTTTTCGCTATACAACCATTCAAAACTGGTCGGACAATGTCTATAACCTCGTAACGGAACGGGGGATTGTTGATGAAGGCGGTACCTTAGAGTGGATTGATGGGAACTTAGGCAGCAAGGTCAATATGAAATATCCGTGTAGCATTCTTAATGGCCGTAATGCAAGGACTTCTGTCCTCTCTATGTCCTTTGCCAACTATGGTCAGCACTTGGATGCGGGTTGTAAGGTCTTTCATAATGCACCCAAGACTTCCAGTACCTTAATTTCTAAATCAGTGGCCAAGGATGGTGGCAAGACAGACTATCGTGGTCAGGTTCGCTTTGGTAAGAATAGCGCTGGCTCCAAATCTCATATTGAGTGCGATACCATTCTGATGGATGGTGAGTCTAGTTCTGATACTATTCCTTTTAATGAAATCCATAATTCCAATGTCGCGTTAGAGCATGAAGCCAAGGTTTCCAAAGTATCTGAGGACCAGCTCTACTATCTGATGAGCAGAGGCATCAGCGAAGAAGAAGCCACAGCTATGATTATCAACGGTTTTATGGAACCCATTACCAAAGAACTTCCAATGGAATACGCCGTCGAACTCAACCAACTCATCAACATGAGTATGGAAGGATCGGTTGGTTAAAAAGGTCCAGTGGACCTTTTTAATCTGTAGATAAGAACCGAAGTCAGTCGGTTTACCTAGAGAAACTCTTAACGGGTATTTTTAGGTTGCGGATAAACACTCGCTTAAGCGAGTGCACTTTAAAAGAGTTTGGGACAAAAAGATTTCAATTTTTAAAAATCTTAATTATTAAGCCCTTCAAATCTATAATTAAATGCGAAGAGCGAACAAAGCAGAATTCTGATTACCAGAAAACTAGTTTTGTTCGCTTTTTATATTTAAGGCTGGACTTTTGTCCCAGACTCTTTTAATATTTAGATAGGGACTCGTCTTTGCGAGTTTTCTTTTAATCACGGTACTTGTAGCTTTTTATTTAGAATTGTACTAGAAAATTTTACTATTTTTTGTTATGATAGATAGAATACAAGGAGGAAGTAGATGACGTTAGAAGAAATCAGACAGGAAATTGATCAAGTGGATGATGAAATCGTTGCCCTGCTGGAGCAACGCATGAATCTGGTTGGCCAAGTCGTGGCTTTAAAAAAATCAACAGGAACAGCTGTCTTGGATAGCAAGAGAGAAGATGTGATTTTTGCCAGAGTTGCGGATAAGGTTGAAAACAAGGACTACAAAGAAACAGTTGTTGCGACCTTTTCTGACATTTTAAAACGTTCGCGTGAATTTCAGAATAAAAATATCTAATGAAAGAAGTACAGAATTCGATAGCTGTGGCTTTATCTGCTATGGCAGGCGGTTGGCTACGTTACCAAGTAGCGCTCATATCAGTTTTTGATGATTCATTTCCGCTAGGTACCTTACTGGTCAATTATTTGGGAACTTTTTTGCTAGTCTATATTATCAAGGGCTATCTTAGCAGTAAAGTTAAGTCTCAGTGCCTAATTCTAGCTCTTTCGACCGGTTTTTGCGGAGGTTTGACGACCTTTTCTGGTCTTCTGCTAGACAGTATCAAACTAGCAGATTCAGGGCGCTATATGGAGCTTCTTATCTATCTAGTTTTAAGTGTAGGTGGTGGCCTTGCAATCGCCCTATGGGCCGGGAAGCAGGTGAAGTCATGATGTGGGCGATGTTAATCTGCTGCGGCGCTGGTTCTCTTGTGCGTTATGTTTTCTCCAAGGTCAATAGCAGAGCATCTCTGCCGATTGGAACTTTATTAGCAAATTTGCTAGGTGCTTTTTTCATTGGATATTTTTATAATCATATAGAAGACAAGCAGTTTTATGTGATTTTGGCAACAGGATTCTGTGGTGGTTTGACGACGTTTTCCACTTTGAATGCTGAGCTGGCCGGTCTCTTTTCGGAGCGAAAGAAATTTCTTCTCTACTTGGCTTTGACTTATATCCTCGGATTTTTAGCGATTCTTTTGGGAATTTTCATTTAAACATCTTTACATTTTTAGAAATTTTGATATAATATAGTTTGTGCCTAATGGAAGCACAAAAAACGGCTAATCCGCTGCGGTCATGAACCTTAAGATTAGTAAGATAGGAGTAGAAAAAATGAATCCATTAATCCAAAGTTTGACTGAAGGTCAACTTCGTACTGACATCCCTGCATTCCGTCCTGGTGACACTGTCCGCGTTCACGCGAAAGTTGTCGAAGGAAGTCGTGAACGTATCCAGATCTTTGAAGGTGTGGTTATCGCTCGTAAAGGTGCTGGTATCTCAGAAACTTACACCGTTCGTAAGATCTCTAACGGTATCGGTGTTGAACGTACTTTCCCAATCCACACTCCACGTGTTGACAAGATTGAAGTCGTTCGTTACGGTAAAGTCCGTCGTGCTAAATTGTACTACCTTCGTGCATTGCAAGGTAAGGCAGCGCGTATCAAAGAAATTCGCCGTTAATCTCAGAAAGACTCTGTCGTTGGGCAGAGTTTTTCTCTAAGTCCCCTTAGTTCAATGGATATAACAACTCCCTCCTAAGGAGTAGTTGCTGGTTCGATTCCGGCAGGGGACATTTTAAAAGCCTGTCTAAGGCTTTTTTCAATACTCTCAGGAGGAAAAGAGATAGTTTTTTGCTTTATTGGTGGTCTGGGATGCAATCTTTATTATCCGCAAGACTTTTTCACTGCTTTAGGTCTTCCATTTCTATATCTGGATTTATATGGCCAAGAAATTCGCCGACCGATTGAGCTGGAGCAGTGGTTTGCTCGGCAAGTTGATTTGAACGAAGATGTGACCCTGCTTGCCCATTCCATTGGGGCTGATTTTGCAGTTTATTTGGCTTCTGTCTTTCCTTCTGTTAAGAAGTTAATTCTACTGGATGGTGGCTACTTAAACCTAGACAAAATCTGTAATCTGGAAGAAGAGATGGGAGATGCTCTTGCCTATTTGGAGCAGACTTCCTATAGCAGTATTGAGGAAGCTATTTCCTTGGAGCACGATGAAGCAAGATATTGGTCGGAGAATTGCGCTAAAGCTGTCAAAACTAATCTAATCTTTGATGAGAAGACCCAGGTCTGGAAGCTGCGAATTTCTCAGCAAATAGTGACAAACTTGCTGACATTGAGACGACTTGTCTACGGCTGTTTATCTAAGCTCAGTGACCGTCAAATCTATTTATTTATTCCTCAGCAAGGTGAATCTGATCCGAATTGGAAAGTTCAGGCATTGAAGGAATTACCTGATTATGTTCAGTTAATGGAAGTTGAAGATTGCGGACACAATATCTATGGAGACAATCCTTTGGGGCTGGCTAAGATGGTAAGGTCTGTTTTAGATTGAGAGTTAGAATACTCTTTTTCATTTAAAACGATAATTAATGACTTTAAAGAATGAAATATTGCATTTGAAAAGAGTCTGGGACAAAAAGATTTCAATTTTTAAAAATCTTAATTATTAGGCCCTTCAGATCTATAATTAAATGCGAAAAACGAACAAAGCAGAATTCTGATTACCAGAAAACTAGTTTTGTTCGCTTTTTATATTTGAGGTTGGACTTTTGTCCCAAACTCTTGTTCTCTATTTCCCAAAGCAAAGTTAGTTAGGGATGCTTCATTTTTACTCTAGTTGTTTGATGATTTGGCTTTTTCTATAATCGCGTCAATATCGGCAGTGCCAGAAACTCCAAATTTTGCATAAACGTCATTAACTGGACCAGGATCAACATCAATGCTATTGATATTTCTACCTTCTGATGTGATAGACATATATTGTCCATCAGTTCTAATCATTACCCAAAGGCCTTGCGAAGCGAATAGATAGCCATCATCTTTCTTCACGACTTTACCGATTTCAGGAAAAGTGATAAAAGCACTGAAAAGGCAACACTTTTCTATACAAAATTTATAAAGTGTTTTTTGTTAAGTGCTGATTCGCTTAGCGATTGGGGTTTGATAGTTAAGACTGCTGTGAATGCGATGATGATTCCACCAGTAAACGTAGTCCTTTGTTTTAAGGGTTAGTTCTTTCAGCGAATGGAAGGTTTCTTGGTTGACAAACTCGAGTTTGAAGGCACGGTAAGTACTCTCAGAAACGGCGTTGTCATAGGGACAAGCTGCTTGACTTAGAGACCGAGCGATGCCAAATGCCTCTAGCATCTCATCAATCAGCTGGTTATCAAACTCCTTACCACGGTCAGAATGGAACAGCTTGACTTTGGTAAGCGCGTAAGGAATGCTTTGAATGGCTTGTTTGACGAGCTCTGCAGTCTTATGCCACCCAACTGACAGACCAATAATTTCACGGTTGAAGAGGTCAATGATCAAACAAACATAAGCCCAACGATTTCCAACACGGACGTAGGTCAAATCTGTTACAATTGCTTCAAGTGGCTTTTCTTGGTCAAATTGTCGAGCCAATAGGTTTGGAATAGGTGCTTCATTTTTCCCTTTAGAATTCGATTTGAAGGCAGCCTTCTGGTAGACGGATACGAGATTCAATCGCTTCATGATGCGACGAATCCGCCGACGAGACAAGATAATCCCTTCGTTTTCCAGACATTTCTTGAGTTTTCTAGCACCATATCTAGACTTGCTCTCACGGAAAATGGTTTTAATCATTTCTTCAAGCTCTGCCTCAGACTTTGGTTCTATGGCTTTGTAGTAATAGCTAGCACGAGGGATGTTCAAGCAATGACACATGGCTGAAATGCAATATTTATCCTTATTAGCAGTGATTACTTCCCTTTTTGTGCCATAATCACTGCCGCTTGCTTTAAGATATCTAATTGCATTTCAAGCTCTTTATTTTGCTTCCTAAGAGCAATGAGCTCACGTTGTTCATCAGTGAGATTATCAACAGACTTAAAGGAACCAGTCGTTCTTGCCTGTTTGACCCACTTATCAAAGGTAGAGGGTGTTAAATCATATTCTTTGATAAGCTCACTTCGTTTCATACCAGCATTATGAAGATCAACGATTTGTTGTTTGAAGTCATCTGTGAAGTGACGGCGAGTTTTTCTAGACATATTGTTCTCCTCTTTTCTTTAGTGTAGAACACTTTATAAAATCTGTCTAGTTTAGTGTAACCGATTCACACCTTCGGAAGTAATAGAAACTTCCTTGCCATCTACTATAGTAGAGCTTGAGCTGCTGTTAGTGCTTGGAATGCTGCTAGAGTCAGAAGATGAACTGGATGACGAAGAGCTATCAGATTTACTAGATGATTTAGAACTGACCTTACTGCTAGAGGATGATTTTTTGGAAGTTTTAGCCTTATCACTTGATTGAGCTGGCTTCTTTGATTGAGATTGGGCACAAGCAGCCAAACTTAATAGACTAGCTGCTAGTAAGAATACTTGAAAGTTTTTTTTATGGAGAATCTCCTTTTTGATATGATAGAATTATTTTATATGAATTTGAAGATTTTAGCAATAGTTTTATTAGAGGGCAGTGGAACTTGATAGAACTAAGGAAAGTAGAACAAATGTAAGTTTGGAAATGACAGGTATTTATTGTTTCTCTATTTCCCCAAGCAAAATTGACTGAAGAGTTGGGTGATGAGTTCGTCTGGTGCCGCATCGCCGGTGATTTCGCCGAGGATTTCCCAGGTTCGGGTCATATCGACTTGGAGAAGATCTACCGGCATACCCATTTCCAAGCCTTGGTTGACGGCTTGCAGACTTTCCAGGGCTTTTTCAATCAAGGAGATATGACGGGCGTTGGACAGGTAGGTGGCATCTTGCTCAACGATACCAGCATTTTCAAAGAAGAGCTGATTGATGCCTTCTTCAATTTTATCGATATTTTGATTGTGAAGGACAGAAATCTTGATGACATCAGTTGGCAGCTGATCCAGCTCAATCTTTTCTTCAAGGTCAGTCTTGTTAAGCAGGACGATGCGATTGCTGTCTTGGCTGATTTCAAGCAATTGTCTGTCCTGGTCTGTCAGGGGCTCGCTGGCATTGAGAACCAAGAGAACCAAGTCAGCTTCCTGCAGGGCTTTTTTAGAGCGCTCAACTCCAATCTGCTCTACAAGGTCATCGGTTTCTCGAATTCCTGCAGTATCGATGAGCTTGAGCGGCACGCCCTTGATATTAACATACTCCTCGATCACATCACGAGTCGTCCCCTCAATATCGGTCACAATGGCCTTGTCCTCGCGCAGGAGATTGTTGAGCAGGCTGGACTTGCCAACATTAGGCCGTCCGATGATAGCAGTGGAAATACCTTCACGTAAAATTTTTCCTCGTCGTGCAGTATTGAGGAGATTACTCAGCAGAGTCTCGAACTCAGCTGTTTTTTCTCGCATCAGCTGGGTCGTCATCTCTTCCACGTCGTCGTACTCAGGATAGTCGATATTGACCTCCACCTGCGCCAGTGTGTTGAGGATTTCCTGACGGGTATTGTTGATAAGGTTGGAGAGAGAACCATCCAGCTGCTTGACAGCATTGTTCATAGCTTTATCAGTTTTGGCGCGGATGATGTCCATAACAGCCTCAGCCTGAGTCAAATCTACGCGCCCATTGAGAAAGGCCCGCTTGGTAAACTCACCAGGCTCAGCCATTCTAGCGCCCTCGCGGATAGCTAGCTGTAGGATTTCATTCGTGACCGCAATTCCACCGTGGGTATTTATCTCGATGATATCCTCGCGCGTGAAGGTCTTGGGAGAGCGCATGGCACCAAGCATGACCTCGTCTAGAATTTCCTGATTTTGTGGGTCAACGATATGGCCGTAGTTGAGCGTGTGGCTTTCTACTTCGCTCAGATTTTTCCCTTTGAAGATTTTTTGGGCAATAGCAAAGCTGTCAGTCCCGCTTAGTCTGACGATGCCAATGGCCCCTTCGCCAAGAGGCGTAGAAATGGCAGCGATGGTATCAAATTCTCTGGTAATCATACTGTATTTTTCCTTGTGTTTTAAAATCAATTACCCTAATTGTAACGCAAAAATCAAGGAGGAGCAAGGCTTTCGATTATCAAGCGGGAGGAATGAAATTTAGGTATGGCAA
Protein-coding sequences here:
- the sufB gene encoding Fe-S cluster assembly protein SufB, which encodes MKERDYAFGFHDDVKPLFSTGKGLTEEVVREISEIKNEPQWMLDYRLRSLELFHKLPMPDFGPDLSGIRFDDVIYYQKLSGDRARSWDEVPEEIKKTFDRLGIPEAEKQFLSGAVAQYESEVVYHNMKEEFAKLGIIFTDTDTAVQEYPDLVKQYFGTVISNAEHKFSALNSAVWSGGTFIYVPKNVQCQVPVQTYFRINGENAGQFERSLMIIEEGGSIQYIEGCTAPTYTSNSLHAANVEIIVKKDAFFRYTTIQNWSDNVYNLVTERGIVDEGGTLEWIDGNLGSKVNMKYPCSILNGRNARTSVLSMSFANYGQHLDAGCKVFHNAPKTSSTLISKSVAKDGGKTDYRGQVRFGKNSAGSKSHIECDTILMDGESSSDTIPFNEIHNSNVALEHEAKVSKVSEDQLYYLMSRGISEEEATAMIINGFMEPITKELPMEYAVELNQLINMSMEGSVG
- a CDS encoding chorismate mutase gives rise to the protein MTLEEIRQEIDQVDDEIVALLEQRMNLVGQVVALKKSTGTAVLDSKREDVIFARVADKVENKDYKETVVATFSDILKRSREFQNKNI
- the crcB gene encoding fluoride efflux transporter CrcB translates to MKEVQNSIAVALSAMAGGWLRYQVALISVFDDSFPLGTLLVNYLGTFLLVYIIKGYLSSKVKSQCLILALSTGFCGGLTTFSGLLLDSIKLADSGRYMELLIYLVLSVGGGLAIALWAGKQVKS
- the crcB gene encoding fluoride efflux transporter CrcB, which gives rise to MGREAGEVMMWAMLICCGAGSLVRYVFSKVNSRASLPIGTLLANLLGAFFIGYFYNHIEDKQFYVILATGFCGGLTTFSTLNAELAGLFSERKKFLLYLALTYILGFLAILLGIFI
- a CDS encoding 50S ribosomal protein L19, with protein sequence MNPLIQSLTEGQLRTDIPAFRPGDTVRVHAKVVEGSRERIQIFEGVVIARKGAGISETYTVRKISNGIGVERTFPIHTPRVDKIEVVRYGKVRRAKLYYLRALQGKAARIKEIRR
- a CDS encoding alpha/beta hydrolase, whose protein sequence is MLSGGKEIVFCFIGGLGCNLYYPQDFFTALGLPFLYLDLYGQEIRRPIELEQWFARQVDLNEDVTLLAHSIGADFAVYLASVFPSVKKLILLDGGYLNLDKICNLEEEMGDALAYLEQTSYSSIEEAISLEHDEARYWSENCAKAVKTNLIFDEKTQVWKLRISQQIVTNLLTLRRLVYGCLSKLSDRQIYLFIPQQGESDPNWKVQALKELPDYVQLMEVEDCGHNIYGDNPLGLAKMVRSVLD
- a CDS encoding IS3 family transposase (programmed frameshift); the protein is MSRKTRRHFTDDFKQQIVDLHNAGMKRSELIKEYDLTPSTFDKWVKQARTTGSFKSVDNLTDEQRELIALRKQNKELEMQLDILKQAAVIMAPKREVITANKDKYCISAMCHCLNIPRASYYYKAIEPKSEAELEEMIKTIFRESKSRYGARKLKKCLENEGIILSRRRIRRIMKRLNLVSVYQKAAFKSNSKGKNEAPIPNLLARQFDQEKPLEAIVTDLTYVRVGNRWAYVCLIIDLFNREIIGLSVGWHKTAELVKQAIQSIPYALTKVKLFHSDRGKEFDNQLIDEMLEAFGIARSLSQAACPYDNAVSESTYRAFKLEFVNQETFHSLKELTLKTKDYVYWWNHHRIHSSLNYQTPIAKRIST
- the mnmE gene encoding tRNA uridine-5-carboxymethylaminomethyl(34) synthesis GTPase MnmE encodes the protein MITREFDTIAAISTPLGEGAIGIVRLSGTDSFAIAQKIFKGKNLSEVESHTLNYGHIVDPQNQEILDEVMLGAMRSPKTFTREDIIEINTHGGIAVTNEILQLAIREGARMAEPGEFTKRAFLNGRVDLTQAEAVMDIIRAKTDKAMNNAVKQLDGSLSNLINNTRQEILNTLAQVEVNIDYPEYDDVEEMTTQLMREKTAEFETLLSNLLNTARRGKILREGISTAIIGRPNVGKSSLLNNLLREDKAIVTDIEGTTRDVIEEYVNIKGVPLKLIDTAGIRETDDLVEQIGVERSKKALQEADLVLLVLNASEPLTDQDRQLLEISQDSNRIVLLNKTDLEEKIELDQLPTDVIKISVLHNQNIDKIEEGINQLFFENAGIVEQDATYLSNARHISLIEKALESLQAVNQGLEMGMPVDLLQVDMTRTWEILGEITGDAAPDELITQLFSQFCLGK